The Onychomys torridus chromosome 4, mOncTor1.1, whole genome shotgun sequence genome includes a window with the following:
- the LOC118581733 gene encoding neuromedin-S-like: protein MLSGLFFGSVESKNVKSSAEDGGVSQPLAGSPDGLDVVELEGLVYCLNQWGTLSSQPKENQDIYKRFLFHYSRTQEPRYPVNPEFAPVYPLMLLAAKLASRRMKR from the exons ATGTTGAGTGGGTTGTTCTTCGGGAGCGTGGAAAGTAAGAATGTTAAGagcagtgcagaagatggag GAGTTTCTCAACCCTTAGCTGGTTCTCCAGATGGCTTAGATGTTGTGGAGCTTGAGGGACTGGTATACTGTCTGAACCAGTGGGGAACACTTTCTAGCCAACCTAAGGAAAACCAGGATATATACAAAAGGTTTTTATTTCACTACTCCAGAACGCAGGAGCCAAGGTATCCAGTTAACCCTGAGTTTGCACCCGTATATCCCTTGATGCTCCTGGCTGCCAAGCTTGCCAGCAGAAGGATGAAAAGATGA